The Mytilus trossulus isolate FHL-02 chromosome 13, PNRI_Mtr1.1.1.hap1, whole genome shotgun sequence genome has a segment encoding these proteins:
- the LOC134695316 gene encoding uncharacterized protein LOC134695316: MILTLCLLALMQTANIECTTIYRYPRDVDFKEVYDLIDHYQDGYQKRILEKQLLYCPMVPLCNNLTRQDSYPNGTSPDVRSCCFPCSCQENGIMNNEQCPNTDDVMLSTHTRKTCMYPQYLTHGKTKIISKQSYYMISSCAPNFNTVSIIQKCTADQRKYDPFDISLYIPVSINSTNLLFKNKYCAICNSHTTNEMIPWLANLTCIFEPFDTISFSRSIMKEIAQSDECNILFQEQNMTSDLETCDWGIYTTCNQTGSWEVYDKFIEDACNSYTSVYRANYRNIFCFLCNSNESLYMGCDYWDLYDRTKAIPTATFASLMRYRVEDQGNTDQDCSDNEIFDSYEEKCREVVCPSMYYYNKQNNKCEGIFRRISDMFYQVYYKVTVQVATVISSCSINCVLNDYYAVDMSITLYVDDIMVGADCIYLSEFHFPNEIKNFTHHVYLIGVNFLATSIHDQTLYVEALSSSFQDTFHDDSLVFEPISRKTLDLIPDFTEYDYYYDDYDDYGNYEETIDRCFVDHKTINIVTNYFCPRIKLQFKEVQLSTNYLTMSNKNLNFELNSVIQIGNDFLVCLDDRILSNNGSRVTEPQTQKNEIEKMMSLICSITSITSLTLTMLVYLLLKELRTLPGLQQLMLSFHLLVAHALYLFGMNATYNTALCVAIGLCTHYFWLGSVTWMHICTLDIFRVFYYQSNSLWITWFFGFLHQWTLIDALSYVFIILNASQGLFIFLSFGCNGFVRSRLRVKLFGQEAESSHDTVTSSVDKSISMTSSSVAD; this comes from the exons ATGATACTCACTTTGTGTCTCTTAGCCTTGATGCAAACGGCTAATATCGAGTGCACCACTATATATCGTTATCCAAGGGATGTAGACTTCAAAGAAGTGTATGATTTAATTGACCACTATCAAGATGGATACCAAAAGagaattttagaaaaacaattattgtatTGTCCAATGGTTCCTCTCTGTAACAATCTTACGAGACAAGATTCCTACCCAAACGGAACGTCCCCGGATGTTAGAAGTTGTTGTTTTCCATGTTCTTGTCAGGAAAATGGAATAATGAACAACGAACAATGTCCAAATACCGACGATGTAATGTTATCAACACATACTAGGAAGACCTGCATGTATCCACAATATCTTACCCACGGGAAAACAAAGATTATTTCAAAGCAATCCTACTATATGATTTCGAGTTGCGCACCAAATTTCAATACTGTctcaataattcaaaaatgtaCCGCTGACCAGAGGAAGTATGACCCGTTTGATATTTCTCTCTATATACCCGTTTCAATAAACAGTACTAATCTTCTTTTCAAGAACAAATATTGTGCCATATGTAACAGTCATACGACTAATGAAATGATTCCATGGTTGGCAAACCTCACGTGCATTTTTGAACCGTTTGATACCATTTCATTTTCACGCAGCATAATGAAAGAGATTGCACAATCAGATGAGTGTAATATATTATTTCAAGAGCAGAACATGACCTCTGACCTGGAAACATGTGACTGGGGTATTTACACGACATGTAATCAAACCGGAAGCTGGGAAGTATATGACAAGTTTATCGAAGACGCTTGTAACTCGTATACCTCGGTGTACAGGGCCaactatagaaatattttttgtttcctATGCAATTCCAACGAATCACTTTACATGGGTTGTGACTATTGGGACTTATATGACAGAACTAAAGCAATTCCAACGGCGACGTTTGCCAGTCTAATGCGTTATAGGGTGGAGGACCAAGGAAACACTGACCAGGATTGCTcagataatgaaatatttgatagtTACGAG GAAAAATGCCGAGAAGTAGTTTGTCCGAGTATGTACTACTATAACAAACAGAACAACAAATGTGAAGGAATTTTCAGAAGAATCAGTGATATGTTTTATCAAGTTTACTACAAGGTTACCGTACAAGTAGCCACCGTCATATCCAGCTGTTCAATAAATTGTGTGTTAAACGATTATTATGCAGTGGATATGTCTATAACTTTGTATGTTGATGATATTATGGTTGGCGCCGATTGTATTTACCTTTCGGAATTTCATTTTCCGAATGAAATAAAGAACTTTACCCATCACGTATACCTAATTGGTGTAAACTTTTTAGCTACATCTATTCATGACCAAACTTTGTACGTTGAAGCTCTGTCTTCTTCATTTCAAGATACGTTTCATGATGACAGCCTCGTTTTTGAACCAATTTCACGGAAAACACTTGACCTTATTCCGGACTTTACCgaatatgattattattatgACGATTATGACGATTACGGGAATTATGAAGAGACCATTGATCGATGTTTTGTAGACCATAAAACAATCAACATTGTTACAAACTACTTTTGCCCAAGAATCAAACTGCAATTCAAGGAAGTCCAACTGTCTACAAATTACCTAACAATGTCGaataagaatttaaattttgaactcAACAGTGTTATTCAAATAGGAAATGATTTCCTGGTTTGTTTAGACGACAGAATTCTATCAAACAACGGAAGTCGGGTAACAGAGCCACAAACTCAAAAGAATGAGATTGAGAAAATGATGTCTTTGATTTGTTCAATTACATCAATAACTTCGCTGACACTGACGATGTTAGTCTATCTGTTACTGAAGGAACTTAGAACTCTTCCAGGATTACAACAATTGATGTTATCCTTCCACTTGTTGGTTGCGCACGCACTCTACCTTTTTGGTATGAATGCAACATACAATACGGCCCTTTGTGTTGCTATTGGACTATGCACTCACTATTTCTGGTTAGGATCTGTAACGTGGATGCATATCTGCACACTTGATATTTTCAGGGTATTCTATTATCAATCTAACTCACTGT GGATCACTTGGTTCTTTGGATTTCTTCATCAATGGACGCTTATTGATGCTCTAAGCTAcgtctttattattttaaatgcttCACAAGGATTGTTTATTTTCCTTTCCTTTGGTTGTAATGGTTTTGTACGGTCACGACTTAGAGTAAAATTATTTGGACAGGAGGCAGAGAGTTCACATGACACAGTTACTTCGAGTGTGGATAAATCTATTTCTATGACTTCCTCAAGCGTAGCAGACTAG